DNA sequence from the Desmodus rotundus isolate HL8 chromosome 4, HLdesRot8A.1, whole genome shotgun sequence genome:
ATGCTGTTAAGATGGAAATTTTTTGATTAAAGATGGAAGATAGCATAGCATAAATGTGGTTTGCACTTGATCCTGATGTGAGGAAAACATTGAGGATGCAGGAAATATGGAATAATTGCTAGAGATGAATCACTGAGTCAACTCAGGTGGATCAACTTCAATGCATCAGAGCTTCCTCTTAGCCTTTGGTTTGGGGGCCTTACTCGCTAAAGGCAAGGATCCCAGCTCATTCTGACTGTGGTCCTGGCTCTTGCAGCTCTGATAGAAGTTGTCAGTAATATGGGGCAATGGAACACTTACCACATTAAAACTTCAATAAAACCCTGTGCATTGGCTGTAATATAGATGTGCACATTGAAGTTCCAAAAATCAAGTAACTTTTAACATTCATCTTAACTGTTATTCTACAGAGCTGTGCATCAGATTTCACAACTGAAACTCTTTTTTCTCCAGGGTGACCACAAAACCTGACATCTGATGCTGGGTACTTTTGAAGGTGTAATGTTTTAACTGGAACTAGGGGTGTGAACCAAGACTTTCTAGAGCAAAAACAGCATGTGATCATCTTTCTTCCTAACTCTTTGATACCTCTTAATATTCAATTCAAAGCATTCCACTTTATTTCAATTCTCCCATGAATATTTTATGtatctgtttatttatattttcccctcaccatttgtccccccatatcttcttccacctccaaccatgcccctctccccatcagtcactgcactgttgtccgtGTTTTTCCACAGCTACTTTTAACAACAGTAAGAATCTGAAGTTAACATTAAAGAGGCCAATTAGGTTTCAGGAATTGTAATAAGCACAGGAAAACTGAAATATGCATAAAGGATTAATTTATTGAAATGACTGCCTAGGAAACGATGATAACAAGTACAATTCCAGAAACTAGTTTTAGACATACTTTTCATATGGTTATGGTACTTCCAACTCAAAATCAGCATCCTATGGTACCATTtgaattaaaattcagaaaatagagGTTACGAGTTGAATACAAATTCAGATGAATGCTATATAatacaataaagtaaataaagaaatacattttcatgtTATCCATgtagaattattaaaaattgttaattttctgATGGCTTGATACGAACATTGAAAACATGTCACATTGCCAGTCGCAGTCAATTCTAGGGAATAGAGAACAAATATAGAATTAGTTGTTTTGTTATATAAtcatacatctctctctctcactctctctccattTGTAATTTTAGTTTAACTAAccctttagaaacattttattacTACGGTACCAACTTGTGCCCTATCTTGCATAGAAAAGTCTCCAAACCAAATAACCTCTCACTTCGAATTGTTTTAATGAAATATCTACTCTAACATAATCACTAAAAATTGTGTACCTTAAGAATCTCAAAGTTATATTCTCTACCCTTTTCATTCCTCAGAgtgtaattcattttattttgaccCATGAATTAAAGAcaacatgtacattttaaatgaaatggaaacaataaaattttatgcgACTTAAAGTAGAAATGAGGCTacaagttgatttttttaaaggttcaaACATATTTACATGAAAGTAGAAGAAACTGCTTTCAGTTAGTTTGCcctaaaaatgatgaaaatcgAGCTTGAGGACATAGGcacttaaaacaaacaacaaatgtgtcAAGAAcactattaaatttaaaattatttaaagtgtaAATACATAATTTCAGGTGAGTACATAATAGTCAACTAATCAGATGTCCCTGACACACTGATCATTAATAAATAGTTCATATTTATTGAACTTCTTTAGTAATGGAGTTTCTCACTACTTGGGCTTATTCAgtcaatgaaatgtaaaaatacattagCAATAAACATAATTAGTCTAATCTTCAAATTCCCAAAGCTTACCAAATCTGAGGGACAAACAACTTTGAAATCTTcttaaaccttaaaaaataagtaaatagataatcaatcaatcaataaataaaacaattcacTTTTTGACAAATACACTTCTAAAAATTCTGTGAGCCAGGACCATTGTGGCTCCactggttgagtgtcatccctcAAAACAAAAGTTTGCTGACTCACTTTCTGGTCAGGGCATCCGCCTTATTGCAGGCTCACTGCCTAATAGGGGTGTGTATTACAGGCAacctactgatgtttctcacatctatgtttctgtccctctctttctccctctcttaccctctctctaaaagagcaaataaaaaataaaaaaaattttaaatggtatgATTAATGAAATAACCATCTATATCATTTGCCTTCCCATGGGCGTATCACAAAAACAAGATGTGAATTAAAGCATACAGAGAACagatatggaaaaaaaagaaaacttcaaactgtagaaaataataaaacttcttTATTTCACATTCAGATTACCAACTTTAATTCTGCCTTTAGTACTTATTTATCAATATTCTCAACAGCTCAATTGTTTCAGAAtctctgaaataatttctttccaatgCTCAGGATCTTCTAtatagaaaatcagaaaaattacaTCTAAATCTCTGTGAGTAATAGTAGACATTGGGATTTAGGGGGAAAACTCCTAGGTTATTTTATTGTGTAACTAGTGTTGAGAATCCCTGATTTCAATGTTGTGCATTTAGCTCCATGcattattcacttattcatttattctgtatTTCTCACTCCTTCTAACATCATATAAACACCATGAATAAGACAGCAGAGTTGGTAAATTAGGACTTACTTGTTGTAAATTGTAAACTGTGGCAGTAGGTTGAGTCACAGGGTAGGACCCCTGGGTAGGGTCAAGCAGAGGCTCTTGGTAAAGCACAAGGGCTGGGATGGGCATATCTCTCTGGGGGTAGGTGATCACTTGCTGGGAAAGAGGCAGGGCTTTGGGCTGAGAAAGGGACAGGAGGGGCTGAGTAGGAAGCCTGGCAGTCTGAAGAAGAGGCTGGGAGACCTGGTGCATCAAGGGCTGGAGCAGAGGCAGAGAAAGCTGTGGGAGATTTTGGACTTGGCGTTGGAAAAATGGCACCACTGGAGACTGAAGAAATGGCATCACATGGCGCTTAGGAAAGACGGTTGCCTTAGTATTGGGGCCTTGAATCACTTCAGGCTGAAagacaggcagcaccacagcagGCTGAGCAAGAGGCAGGACATTTTGTGGAAGGGCAGTGTAAGGGTTGAGCCCAGCAAAAGGATAGACAAAAGGCTGTGGCTGGACAAGGGACTGGAATTGGTCCTGGTGTTCAtcctggagagaaggagaaagaatctTTGAGTCCATGATTCACCTATAATAGCCATTCATGATGAATTAACATCCTCTCTTTTGAACAATCATGATGGACtgaaaggaaagtaaaaaaatcttttacttaTGCCGGCGAGAAATTATTTGGGGTCACACAAAGACTAATGACTTAAATCCTCATTGAAGGATTTCTCATTAGCCCACTTCCTTTATAAGTGAACAAAGATCAAACTGAAATCAATGTTTGGGGAATTCAAACTCGTTTCTCCTTTTCCCAGTTGCCTTCAATAGCTAGGTAACTATTGGCTAGCTGTACAGTTTGGTACTGAGACAGCATGGGATTTTCAACATAATGTGGCAATAATTGACCAAATTTGTTTTCATaaggaagatttattttaaaaataatcggAGAAATGACTTCAGGAttacttttgtgtgttttaatgaaaagtaaatcTTAATTTGTGGTTTAATTGAAGGATTTACTCTACACCAGCTAACTTCTAGCACTACTTCCCTTGGCAGATGGTAGTTACCGTAAGTCTTTAAGAAGCATcaattgttacatttattttgatttagaaaaataCTTGTTGTAATTTCCAAACAAACACACTCCACTGATAGAACAGGACACTAAAATATTACAGTTAGATAAATATGTTACCACACGTGTAATTTACTCAAATGAAGAACTTCATGTTTTCTGAGAAAGTCTTTCACTTTAAAGAGCTCAGCTACTAAAATCCTGTGTGATGTTGGCACACAATTGTGTACTCGATTGTCCTGTATCTCACTCACTGCTCTCATCTGCATAATGGAAATTCTTTAACTGCAGGTGCTCATAAATGTTGGTATAAAGCATGTACAAGTTTAATGTATACcattgaatatttattgtgtCAGCTCATCAACCCTAAGGGATTATGAACATTTTCAGGTTTCAGATGAAGCAATTGAAGTACAGAGAAACTTGGGGCCAAGGTTGTCGAGCTAATCAATGATCAAATTAAGATTTGTGCCATattgctttcttatttctttcattaGCCTATCTATTGTGAGAATAAGGGGAATCTTGTTCCCAGCCTGGAAATGTATATGCCAGCATGCATTTATGAAAAACTGATATACCATTAGTAAAGTGAGCAGATGTATAATAATtcttaagtatttattttctgcAAAGAGATCATAATAATGAACTTATGTCTTAAAATATATTGACAAAGTCATTTCTTTCActggcatttattttattacaattcttTAGACTAATCATGAACATCTTTTGTatctattatgtttttaaaattttagaaatgacatGAACAAATTACCTGTCTTTGATGCTCTTTGTCATTTTCAAACTTCTCGGGTTTCTGCTAGAAAACAAACCACATGAAAAGAAATGGTATAATCTGTAAAAATTGAATGTAGGAAATTATGAAAATAGGCGCATTGAAATACTAGGTTCGATACCCCCCTTGTGTGGGATATCAAACTGagacttatacacacacacagtatggCGGTTCCCAGAGCTCAGGGGGTTGGCAGGATTGGAGAAAGTAAAGGGAGCACATACACGCTGATGGAAGAGGATTGAATTTGGGTGGTGGGcccacaatgcaatgtacagattgtgtgtcatagaaatgtacacctgaaacctatatggtcttattaaccaatatcacctcaataaatttactataaataaataaataggtctACTTTGTTAATGTGTGTAATGGAttccttcagaaaaataaaataaaattaggttacacttcaaaaaaattttatttgcccatataaatcagaaaataaggCTTTAATAGGTTAATGAGGACACCTTGCTTGACAACATCATTAAAAACTCAGGACTCTTAGTAAAACTCATACATTGCCCTCTTCTACATCAGAGAGTTCTATACAAGACAGATGAATGCAGTCAAGAAAAACGGAGTGTTggtttgcaaaccaatgtcaccgcaataaattcaattacaaattaaacatttttataatagaaaaaaggaacagaaaattaatgaacatagTACAGAAAAAGGCATTTAGTAGgtgctgtttttctctctcactatgTTCCCTCTCTGTGACAACAATCAATCTCTAATGTACCATCTGATTCTATAAGAATGTAACTCATTAATCAGCAACTATAATAACCCTCGATACATTCTTTGAATCATTCTTAGTTTATTTGTTATGTTTAAGCTTCAAGTGAATTGTAAGAACTGAATACTTTCCCCAAGAACCTGATAACATTTGTGATGAAGTTTACCCGTGTAACCTTTAACAGGTGTTGACAGACCCAAAAGTGGTGCAAGCGTGAGTATCCGCCTGCCTCCCACAAGCAGATTTAAGACTGAAACCAAGTCTCACTGCCTCTTAGTCACTAAAGTGACTACTGTAATTACACAGTATGTCCCTTTGCATGTCCGCCCACCTCCTATATCCCTGTTCTTTCCTATGGGCAGCCTCTCTTCAGTTCGTACTGTGGCTCCTAGTCAATGTCTGATccacagaaggcaaccaataaatgtcaAAACAGTGAGTGAGGTCACCATGGACACAGCTCAAGGCAGATAAAAAGACTGTGCAGTTCATgtaaagaagggggtggggcacagTGACACAAGTTCAATCAGCAAGCCAGCACAGAACtgcttgaatactgaattctgcTGACATTTATTTTGCCCTTAACCGTATATAATGGAAGTTTACATCCGAACTTATATATAGAACTAGTGCATTGATTAATGCCCTAAGTAACACAATACAAAAGacaaacagcaaagagaaaagtaCTTTcttcacaatatttaaaaattttcataaacaTTAGTAGATGCAAAAGATGTTCACAGTTAGTCTACAGCATTTTACTGTTCCCAAACTGGGAAGTGCCTCAGAATGAACTTATCTTACCTCTGTGTTTGGAAGGCTTTCTACAGTCTATacggaaaaaaaaacaaaaaaacaaaaaagcacaatCAACAACTGGGTCAGCAAATAATGTTACTATTTTATGGTGAAATTTTCTCGGAATAAAAAATATCTTACCGCTCTGGATACACTGAGTTCTTccttatggggggaaaaaaaagaaaacaccatttaGTTTCCATAACTAACTCATTTTTCCTACTTACTTTTCACCTTAGTAATGC
Encoded proteins:
- the LOC128780691 gene encoding beta-casein isoform X2, with product MRVLILACLAALALATEEELSVSRATVESLPNTEKPEKFENDKEHQRQDEHQDQFQSLVQPQPFVYPFAGLNPYTALPQNVLPLAQPAVVLPVFQPEVIQGPNTKATVFPKRHVMPFLQSPVVPFFQRQVQNLPQLSLPLLQPLMHQVSQPLLQTARLPTQPLLSLSQPKALPLSQQVITYPQRDMPIPALVLYQEPLLDPTQGSYPVTQPTATVYNLQQV
- the LOC128780691 gene encoding beta-casein isoform X1, with translation MRVLILACLAALALATEEELSVSRATVESLPNTEQKPEKFENDKEHQRQDEHQDQFQSLVQPQPFVYPFAGLNPYTALPQNVLPLAQPAVVLPVFQPEVIQGPNTKATVFPKRHVMPFLQSPVVPFFQRQVQNLPQLSLPLLQPLMHQVSQPLLQTARLPTQPLLSLSQPKALPLSQQVITYPQRDMPIPALVLYQEPLLDPTQGSYPVTQPTATVYNLQQV